One genomic region from Aliarcobacter cryaerophilus ATCC 43158 encodes:
- the typA gene encoding translational GTPase TypA codes for MRDIRNIAVIAHVDHGKTTLVDQLLKQSGTFSAHQNVDERVMDSNAIEKERGITILSKNTAIDYEGVRINIIDTPGHADFGGEVERVLKMVDSVLLLVDAQEGVMPQTKFVVKKALSLGHRPIVVVNKIDKPAAEPERVVDEVFDLFAQMDATEEQLDFPVIYAAARDGLARYDATDGNMDFKPLYDTILKEVPKPLGADENGLQLQVFTLDYDNFIGKIGIARIFNGTISHGETVMLCKADGEKLKGRVSKLIGFKGMERFDIKTAGAGDIVAVAGFETIDVGDSLCDPNNPMPLDPMHIEEPTLSVTFSVNDSPLAGTEGKFVTSNKIDERLKAEMNTNIAMSYEQIGEGKFKVNGRGELQITILAENMRREGFEFCIGRPEVIIKEENGVKMEPFEHLVIDTPDEHSGAIIEKLGKRKAVMTNMVPMGEGSTRLEFEIPARGLIGIRTEFLTETRGEGVMNHSFLEFRPHSGTVESRKYGALVSMENGEALAYSIFNLQDRGVMFIKPQDKVYVGMVVGQHAKDNDLDVNPIKGKQQSNVRSSGADEAIKLIPPRTMSLENALEWIEEDESVEVTPVSIRVRKRELDPTVRKRTAKKEKNS; via the coding sequence ATGAGAGACATTAGAAATATTGCAGTTATTGCACACGTTGACCACGGTAAAACTACGCTAGTAGATCAACTATTAAAACAAAGTGGTACATTTTCAGCTCACCAAAATGTAGATGAAAGAGTTATGGATAGTAATGCTATCGAGAAAGAAAGAGGAATTACAATTCTTTCAAAAAATACAGCTATTGATTATGAAGGTGTAAGAATTAACATTATTGATACTCCAGGACACGCCGATTTTGGTGGAGAAGTTGAGAGGGTTTTAAAAATGGTTGATTCTGTTTTACTTCTTGTAGATGCACAAGAAGGTGTAATGCCACAAACAAAGTTTGTTGTTAAAAAAGCACTATCTTTAGGGCATAGACCAATAGTTGTAGTAAACAAAATAGATAAACCAGCCGCAGAACCTGAAAGAGTTGTTGATGAAGTTTTTGACCTTTTTGCGCAAATGGATGCAACAGAAGAGCAATTAGATTTCCCAGTTATCTATGCAGCGGCTAGAGATGGACTTGCAAGATATGATGCAACAGATGGAAATATGGATTTTAAACCACTATATGACACTATTTTAAAAGAAGTTCCAAAACCTTTAGGAGCTGATGAAAATGGTTTACAGCTTCAAGTATTTACTCTTGATTATGATAATTTTATTGGAAAAATAGGAATTGCTAGAATTTTCAATGGAACAATAAGCCACGGTGAAACAGTAATGTTATGTAAAGCAGATGGTGAGAAATTAAAAGGAAGAGTATCAAAACTTATTGGGTTTAAGGGAATGGAAAGATTCGATATTAAAACAGCTGGTGCTGGTGATATTGTTGCTGTTGCTGGGTTTGAAACAATTGATGTTGGAGATAGCTTATGTGATCCAAATAACCCAATGCCACTTGATCCTATGCATATTGAAGAACCAACTTTGAGTGTAACTTTTTCTGTAAATGATTCTCCTCTTGCAGGAACAGAAGGTAAATTTGTAACTTCAAATAAAATTGATGAAAGATTAAAAGCTGAGATGAATACTAATATTGCTATGAGTTATGAGCAAATTGGTGAAGGTAAATTTAAAGTAAACGGAAGAGGTGAACTTCAAATTACTATTTTAGCTGAGAATATGAGAAGAGAAGGTTTTGAGTTCTGTATTGGAAGACCTGAAGTTATTATTAAAGAAGAAAATGGTGTTAAAATGGAGCCATTTGAGCATCTTGTAATTGATACTCCTGATGAGCATAGTGGAGCTATTATTGAAAAACTAGGAAAAAGAAAAGCTGTTATGACAAATATGGTTCCAATGGGAGAAGGTTCTACAAGATTAGAGTTTGAAATTCCAGCACGTGGACTTATTGGAATTAGAACAGAGTTTTTAACTGAAACTAGAGGAGAGGGTGTTATGAATCACTCATTCTTAGAGTTTAGACCACATAGTGGAACAGTTGAAAGTAGAAAATATGGAGCTTTAGTATCTATGGAAAATGGAGAAGCATTAGCTTACTCAATTTTTAACTTACAAGATAGAGGTGTTATGTTTATAAAACCTCAAGATAAAGTATATGTTGGTATGGTTGTTGGACAACATGCAAAAGATAATGATTTAGATGTTAATCCTATTAAAGGAAAACAACAATCAAATGTAAGATCTTCAGGAGCTGATGAAGCTATTAAACTTATTCCACCAAGAACTATGTCTTTGGAAAATGCTTTAGAGTGGATTGAAGAAGATGAGTCTGTTGAAGTTACTCCAGTTTCTATTCGTGTAAGAAAAAGAGAGCTTGATCCAACAGTTAGAAAACGAACAGCTAAGAAAGAAAAGAATTCATAA
- the yedE gene encoding selenium metabolism membrane protein YedE/FdhT translates to MEFLLNLRKTLSRFWSPIPAVIALGVLSAYYFGITGTYWAVTGEFTRWGGHFLQLFGVDVSSWGYYKLMSIEGNIFTRVDGVMIIGMFAGCIAAAFWGNNVKFRLPLNNIRVWQALIGGIIAGFGARLGMGCNLASFFTGIPQFSFHAWVFTAFMMVGVYFGVKVALSPFFQSKIKMQKVSCAKPLEHNEEKVKKFFTFGTFVFIAIMLWALYLIFFANSTKLGMAMLFGAAFGLIIAKAQICFTSAFRDIFTTGRSELAIAIIIGMAVATLGVFTYLNMGAAPKIFWTGPNVVIGGLLFGFGIVIAGGCECGWMYRAVEGQVHFWIVGVGNIIGATLLAFVWDDISEPLATSWPKINLLESFGQYGGLVANYGLLLLFFIVILVLEKKYLRKSRNR, encoded by the coding sequence ATGGAGTTTTTACTTAACTTAAGGAAAACCCTTTCAAGATTTTGGTCACCAATTCCAGCAGTTATTGCTCTTGGAGTTTTAAGTGCTTACTATTTTGGAATTACAGGAACTTATTGGGCTGTTACGGGTGAATTTACTAGATGGGGAGGACACTTTTTACAACTATTTGGCGTAGATGTATCTTCTTGGGGATATTATAAGCTTATGAGTATAGAGGGAAATATCTTTACAAGAGTTGATGGTGTTATGATTATTGGTATGTTTGCTGGTTGTATTGCAGCTGCATTTTGGGGAAATAATGTAAAATTTAGATTACCTTTAAATAATATAAGAGTTTGGCAAGCTTTAATTGGTGGTATAATTGCTGGATTTGGAGCAAGACTTGGAATGGGTTGTAACTTAGCTAGTTTTTTTACAGGAATTCCTCAATTTAGTTTTCATGCTTGGGTATTTACAGCATTTATGATGGTTGGAGTTTATTTTGGAGTAAAAGTTGCTCTTAGCCCTTTTTTTCAATCAAAAATAAAAATGCAAAAAGTATCTTGTGCAAAACCACTTGAGCATAATGAAGAGAAAGTTAAAAAGTTCTTTACTTTTGGAACATTTGTTTTTATAGCAATTATGCTTTGGGCTTTATATTTAATCTTTTTCGCAAATAGTACAAAACTTGGAATGGCTATGCTTTTTGGAGCAGCCTTTGGACTTATAATTGCAAAAGCACAAATCTGTTTTACATCTGCATTTAGAGATATTTTTACAACTGGTAGAAGTGAGTTAGCAATTGCAATTATTATAGGAATGGCTGTTGCAACTTTAGGTGTATTTACATATTTAAATATGGGAGCTGCTCCAAAGATTTTTTGGACTGGACCAAATGTTGTGATTGGTGGATTACTTTTTGGTTTTGGAATAGTAATTGCAGGTGGTTGTGAATGTGGTTGGATGTATAGAGCTGTTGAAGGACAGGTACATTTTTGGATTGTTGGAGTTGGAAATATAATTGGTGCAACTTTACTTGCATTTGTTTGGGATGATATTTCTGAGCCACTTGCAACTTCTTGGCCAAAAATCAATCTTCTTGAAAGCTTTGGACAATATGGCGGACTTGTAGCAAACTATGGATTACTTTTACTATTTTTTATAGTAATTTTAGTTTTAGAGAAAAAATATTTAAGAAAATCAAGAAATAGATAA